Part of the Deltaproteobacteria bacterium genome, CCATGCCTTAGTGCGCCTACGACAATTCCAAGCGCAGGATCACGCAACACGCAGCACGCAGCACGAGACTCACCGTAAACTGAGGGAAGCACACCAGATGCTAGCAGATGTCTACAACTGGTTTACCGAAGGGTTTGATACGAAAGATTTGCAAGAGGCGAAAGCAACGCTGCAAAGATTAACCCAGACAACAGAATAATGTTGGGTGAGTTCATTTCTTAGTCTATTTTAAAGTTCATGATTAAACTTAAGATCCATGAGGCAAAGACGCATCTTTCGCGTTACCTCAAGCATCTAGAAGCTGGGGAGACGATTCTGCTTTGCCGCCATCATGTGCCAATCGCCGAAATTCGTCCTCTACC contains:
- a CDS encoding type II toxin-antitoxin system Phd/YefM family antitoxin — encoded protein: MIKLKIHEAKTHLSRYLKHLEAGETILLCRHHVPIAEIRPLPQPRTTPRPLGTAKGKVKVPPEFFEPLPEEILQAFEGQGS